AAAAGCGAAGGAACGTGTTCAATATGGGACATGGCATCGGCATTGGCAAGACATGCTCCCTCTGGTCTCCGATGTTCAACTGTTACGCTTGCTCGATGTGTTGCGATAGCATCCTTGACAGCTTCCGTTTTTTCTTCTGGATAGTCGAAACGCTTGAGGAGTTTCTCCGCTTCAATTGGACCATGAATGTGATGATCAGCGTAAAGCGCTTTGTCCTTGATGCTGGCGTAATCGTGTAGTAATGCAGCGAATTCGACGATTTCTGGGTCAGCATCAAAGCGTGGGGCGAGCTGTTTTGCGTTTTGAATGACTGGTAAGATGTGATGCGTCCAAATATCGTAACCGAAGATGTTGGTATCAGCAGCACAAGCCTGCTCAACAATCTCCTCAATTCTATTTCTTATGGTTTCAATCACAGAGCGTTTCCTTTCTTGACATGAGTTTACAACTCATTTCTTAATGCGAAATTACGCAGTTCGCACAGCTTGTTTCCAACAATATTAAGCATACCATAAAACTGAAGCCGGGACAACTGAAAGTTGTGTCCGATAAAGATCGCGCGCTTGCTTCTAACCATCCCGAAACGAAAACTTGCTTTTTTTTGCTGTCTATGCTATAATTTCTTTGCTTTACCTAAAACTTTAATCCGTTTTCTCAATATACGGGCTTGAAAGTAACGCCCATCCATTAAAATTATCAAGCTGCACCCAGAAGGAGAACCTTATTTAATGAACCTATATGGAGCAACGTATGACAGAATACAACTGCTTCGCCATGTCGGAGATATATCGCAAATCGCCCATGCAAAGGTATATCAATTGACGGATGGCAATGAAAAAGGTGTTGACGCAATTGATTTCCGAACCGGTAGCGGCTTAAATTTCACCGTGCTACCGAGCCGTGGGTTAGATGTCGCTTACGCCGAATATCAGGGGATTCCACTCTGTTGGCGTTCGAGTACAGGCGATGTCAATCCGGCACATTACGAACCTGATGGACTCGGCTGGTTGCGCAGCTTCTACGGCGGTTTACTGACGACTTGTGGGATGCGACAAGTCGGTGTACCCAATGAAGATGACGACGAGGCACTCGGACTTCACGGACGGGTATCGCACATCCCTGCAAAAAACGTTTGGGTTGACAGCCGGTGGGAAGGACAACGCTATATGCTATGGGCGCAGGGCAAGGTTAAAGAAACCGCCGCTTTGGGCGAAAACCTCTCGCGCACTCGCAGGATCTGGACAGAACTCGGATCGCGTACGTTGCACATTGAAGATATTGTTGAAAATTTGGGATACCAAGATTCACCACACATGTACCTTTTCCATATTAATGTCGGATTTCCGATCCTTACCCAAGACAGTGAACTACTTGCGCCCTCCTCACAAGTCACACCGCGAGATGAACAAGCTGCCACAAACTTAAATAACTATAACCTCTGCGAACCGCCAACCGTCGATTTTCAAGAGCAGGCTTTCTACCATGAAATGGAACCAGATGTTGATAACCACATCTATGTCGCATTAGTAAACCGTGGGTTCAATAATGGACAAGGCATCGGTGTATCGGTGCGCTATCACAAGACGCAGTTTCCAAATTTTGTTCAGTGGAAAATGTGTGGTGAAGGCACTTATGTCTTCGGTTTGGAACCTTCAAACTGCGGTGTAGAAGGCAGGGCAAAGGAGCGTGAACGCGGCACGTTACAGTATATTGAACCCGGTGGTCGTAGGCACTATGAAGTCGAAATCGGTGTGCTGACTTCCAATGCAGAGATTGATGCCCTCCAAGAAAAAATCGCACAAACGCAAAATTGATGATACTATTCTCGTAGGAATATAGCGTTAGGCTGCCCTACGACTGAGGAGAAATTAAAATGAAAAAATGTTTGTCTTTACCTCTTATCGCGTTAGCACTTCTCACAATGTGTATATGCGTCGGCTGTGGCGCGAAAGAAGTACCTCCAGCTACGACTTCAGCAGCTGCCGAATCGGCACCGGTACAGGAATCGCAAGAAATGGACGAGCTGCCTCAATCTGCGGAAGAGGCATCAGAACATGAGTCTGCCGAAGAAGCATCAGAACATGAATCCGAAGAAGAAACGTCAGAACACGAAACTGACGCGGAACATGAGCCTGCCGAAGAAGCATCAGAACATGAATCCGAAGAGAAAACGGCAGAACATGAGACTGACGCGGAAACATCGCATGAAACTGAACCTGAAATGGTGGAGATTCCGAACGGTAGTGTGTTACATCTGATTCCAAAACAAACAATAGGGCTTATCTATTGTCCGAGTTTGCTGGAGTTGGATTATCGGATTAACACACTGGTGACAGACTTGGTCCCAACAGATGAAACCCCAGAAATTCTTGCCGAAATCTTAGCAGATGCCTTTGGAGCTGGGTTTGAAAGTCTCGCTGAGTTAGAGGAAATTGGACTT
This region of Candidatus Poribacteria bacterium genomic DNA includes:
- a CDS encoding HD domain-containing protein, with the protein product MIETIRNRIEEIVEQACAADTNIFGYDIWTHHILPVIQNAKQLAPRFDADPEIVEFAALLHDYASIKDKALYADHHIHGPIEAEKLLKRFDYPEEKTEAVKDAIATHRASVTVEHRRPEGACLANADAMSHIEHVPSLLYLAYIHHGMGIDEGKTWVKTKLQRSWQKLREDIQDLVRDKYEAALKVL
- a CDS encoding aldose 1-epimerase family protein, giving the protein MNLYGATYDRIQLLRHVGDISQIAHAKVYQLTDGNEKGVDAIDFRTGSGLNFTVLPSRGLDVAYAEYQGIPLCWRSSTGDVNPAHYEPDGLGWLRSFYGGLLTTCGMRQVGVPNEDDDEALGLHGRVSHIPAKNVWVDSRWEGQRYMLWAQGKVKETAALGENLSRTRRIWTELGSRTLHIEDIVENLGYQDSPHMYLFHINVGFPILTQDSELLAPSSQVTPRDEQAATNLNNYNLCEPPTVDFQEQAFYHEMEPDVDNHIYVALVNRGFNNGQGIGVSVRYHKTQFPNFVQWKMCGEGTYVFGLEPSNCGVEGRAKERERGTLQYIEPGGRRHYEVEIGVLTSNAEIDALQEKIAQTQN